The DNA segment GTCCGATCTCTATAATCGGTTCTTTCCTATGGGTCATCCGGTATACCGTCCATACCGGATATGTTTATTTGTTTTACTTAATTTTATGGCAATGTAAATGGCATAACCTTTACAACAACAATAAAAAGGTTCGGCGGACCCCGCCGTGTTGCACAATTTCCCGGGATTTCCCTCACGGATCTTCCTGCGGTAGTTTCACTCAGGCCACCGCCGCAACCAGCGTGTTGCAACAGTTCACCTGTGCCTGGTCTGAGATCACCGTGAGGGGCGGGCAGACAGGTTCGGGGATAGGAATATATCTCCAGCTAATATGTAAATATGTTTTATTTAATTTTGCTGAAAAGTAAATGATTATAGATAAATATGCGCGACGTCGCACTATTGTACGGTGTAGTCGGTATGAAGAAAGATGCTCGCCATCTGGTTCTCGCCATCGTGGCCGTCTGTGCCGTCCTGACTCTTGCTTTCGTCCTTGCAGCGCCTGGGACTGCCGGTGAAGAATCTGCTGCAACGGTCCGGACGATCACGGATATGGACAACAGGACGGTGACCATCCCCTCCGAGGTCAGGACCGTGGTCATCACCTGCTGTGGCGGAGCGGCGCAGGAACTGGCTGCCCTGGGGGTCGGCGACCGGGTCGTCGCCCAGCCGCAGCAATGCACTACGGAGCGCCTGTATACCGTCGTCCCGGGATACCGCACCACGCCCGACGTCGGTTCCTTCGACAACGCCAACGTGGAGGAGATCCTGAAACTCAACCCCGACATTGTTATCGGGAGTTATTATGCAGAAACAGGCAACGCCCGCATTGAAGCAGCCGGGATCCCGGTCGTGCGGGTGCTCACGGGGCGTGCCGGAGTCGAGGAACTGAAACAGGAGTTCCGCATGCTGGGTCAGGTCTTCGGGCGCGAGGAGCGTGCCGAACGGCTGGTTGCGTACTGGGATGAAACGCTCGCGCGGATCGAGGCGAAGATCGCCGATCTCCCCGAGGGCGAGCGGAAACGGGTCTATTACATGATGAGCACCCCACTCAAGACGGAAGGCCACAGTGCGTGGGGTAACGATATGATCCGCGCTGCAGGCGGGATTAACGTCGCCGGAGGGATCGACCAGAAGGTCATCCGTGGGGGCTATGAGATCTCTGCCGAAGAGCTCGTCCGGTGGGATCCCGAGGTCATCTACGTTGCATCGAACATGAAGGACTACTCGAGCCCGGCCGGTGCGTTTGTAGCCAACCCCCAGTTTGCGACCGTCACGGCGGTCCGGGACGGGGCGGTGTATCCGTGTCCCGTAGGAACGTTCTGGTGGGATCGCCCCGCACCGGAGAGCCCGCTCGGGATCCTCTGGCTTGCACAGAAACTCTACCCGGACCGGTTCGCCGACGTCGACCTCGCAGACGAGACAAAGAAGTTTTTCCGTGAGTTCTACGACTACGACCTTACGGACCAGGAGGTAGAGAGCATCCTCCACCCGACACCAATTTGAACGGATGTGGTTACACCATGACAAGACAGACAATCCAGCTCCGGCAGGTCATGCCGGCGGTAGAGGGCGTTGCACGCCTGGATGCAGCCCTGTCCGGGTACCAATCGTACCAGGTCATCTCGGCAGCGCTCGAACTCCGGTTCTTTGACTGGCTCTCGGAGCGTGGCCCGACCGCAAGAAACGACGTCACTGCAATCGGCATAAACGGGATGTTTACCCGGGGTTTCCTGACGGCGCTCGCCGATATGGGATATATCACGTTCGAAGAGAACGTGTGTGCAAACACCCCAATCGCCGAAGAACTCCTGGTCAGCACCAGTCCCACCTACCAGGGCGACCTGATTCTCGCCGCCGGCAGGGAGACGTCATCGTGGTCCCACCTGGCCGCAACGCTCAGGGACGGCATGGAGACGCCGAAAACCGGTCCCCGGCCGACGCACGATCACCTCAGGGCGGTCGCTCAGCGGTGCACCCGGGGCGAACTGCAACACGTCGTCGGCCTGATCGGCCAGCACTCCGGGTTCAGGAACGCCCGGTCCATGCTTGATGTTGGCGGTGGACACGGCCTCTACGCCGTCGCCCTCTGCCAGGAGAACCCGAACCTCCAGGCAACCGTCTTCGATCTCCCGCATGTGGTACCGCTGACCCGGGAGTACATCGGCAAATACGGTATGGGTGGACGGATCTCCGCCCGGGGAGGAGACATCCTCGTCGACGATCCGGGCAGGGGGTATGACCTCATCATCGTCTCGCACCTCCTCTACACGTTCCGGGACCGGCTGACGGACGTCCTCGGCAAGATCACGGAATCTCTTGCCCCTGGTGGCCTTCTCGTCCTCAACCATCTCTTCTGCTCACCGGGCTGCACCATATCCCCGGGGAGTGGGACTGCAGAACTCGATCGGGCACTCATGAGCGCCGGGCATCCGCTCTGCCACCCGGAAGGCCTTGAGGCCGTGCTCAAGCGCCTGGGATACATCGACATCACCAGTTCCCCCCACGAGACCGGAATGGGCTATGGCGTCCTCTTCTGTGCGACGAAAGATGGCGGCGAGACCGTGCATTGCCGGGACGGCTCCTCGTCTTCCGGGTGCAGCTGCGGGCCGGGCGGGTGCGGGAACTGATGGGTGACAGTACAGTCCTCGACGCGACTGTCCGGATTCTCAAGGAGCGCCTCGGGGAGAGGATGGATGACGTGAGGGTCGATCGCGCGGTTGTGGGAGTCTTTTTCACGGGAGTCAAACTCAGCACGGGCCATGGGGGTATCTGCGCCACGCCCATAAAGTCGATCCCGGAAGCCGTCTGCTGCCCGAGTTCGGCAAAGGCGCTGCCGCACTCGGGGAGGCTCCGGGAGCGGAGAATCGAAGCCTACCTTGCCGACGCTCTTGGAGACCGGCCGATGCGCAAGGCGCTCGGGATCGCGGCCGTCAGCGCATTATCGGCGCTCTGTGACGATGTATGCCCCGGGCCGGATCACCCCGTCGTACGCGGCGTCGATGCGGTCGATCTCCTCACGATACAGGAGAGCGGGAATGTCGTGGTCGTCGGGGCGCTGACCCCGTATCTGCGTGCCCTCAAGCAGGCCGGTCAGCCGTTTCGTGTCCTCGAGATGGATCCCCGTACGCTCAAGCCCGACGAGCTGCCGTTCTACACGCCGGTCGAGGAGACGGATATGGTCGTTCCCTGGGCTGACACCCTGGTCATCACCGGCACCACGCTGATCAACGGGACGCTCGACCACCTGCTCGAACTCGCCCGGCCGGAGGCCACGGTGGTCGTGCTCGGCCCTTCGGTGAGCATCCTCCCCGACGCTCTCTTCTCGCGCGGCGTGGAGATCGTCGGTGGAAACCAGGTGACCGACCCCGACCGCCTGCTGGATATCCTTGCCGAGGGCGGTTCCGGCTACCACTTTTTCGGGAAGGGGGCCGACCGGATCGCCGTCCGGCGGTCCCAGGAACCGTGAACGCACGAATGACACAGGATAATAATGTGAAATGCTGGATCGACTGCTGGAAAGCATCGGCACAGCACAGCAAGATAGTCAGTGACGACCTCCAGGCGACCCAATGGGACGAGCGGGCTGACCGCTTTGTACAGAACATGGATGAGGAAAGGCACCGGAAACGAGTTGGCGATGTTTTTGCAATTCTGGAGGAGGCCGGTTTCTCACCCGAGGGCGCACGCGTCCTCGACATCGGGTGCGGACCGGGCACCCTCTCCCTCCCCCTTGCCCGGGCCGGGGCGGACGTCACGGCCCTCGACATCTCGACGAGGATGCTCGACCACCTCAGGGAAACCGCGCAAAATGAAGGCTTGCGTGTTAACGCGGTCGAATGTTCCTGGTGGTCGGCCGATATCGACAGACTTGGGTTCCGGGAGAAGTTCGATCTCGTGATCGCGTCGATGACGCCGGGAATCAGGGACGTCGAGACCTTCGACCGGATGATGGCGTGTTCAAGGCAGTTCTGCTATTACAGCCGCTTCGTCGGGAGGGTGGGCACAGACGGGGCTCGCCGGGAGATTTTCAGGAAAATCCTGGGTGAGGAACCCGACAACCCCGGGCCGGATATGCTGTATCCGTTTATGTACCTCTACGTTCTTGGTTACCGGCCGCTTGTGAGACTCAGCCATGTTTCAAGGACCCAGGAGCGGGACTGGGCCGAAGCAGCGGAAGAGACGATCAACGATCTGAGATGCACCCGCGATGTTTCCAGCGATGTCGAGGAAAAGATCAGGGAGTATTACAAAAATGCGTCGCCAGACGGCAAATATCGTTCCGAAACAGAGAGTTGCAGCGGCATGATGGTCTGGTCTGTCACGGCCGGAGATGGGGTATAAGCGGGCTGAAACGATCGATGCTCTTCAGTTCGGCATGGGCGGGGAAATTAACGGAGAACTCCTCGCATCCCCTCTCCCCCATCCTGTCGCCGAACTTCGGGGGTTTACCGGAGTATAACCCATCAGAGATCTCCCAACCGGGTTCCGTACCAGGGGGTGCCCCGGCGAACTCACCGACCTCGCAACACGGGACAATTAACAATAAAATGTTAACATGTCTATTTTGTAAATAGAAAATATTAAACTCCCGGCGTTAAAGACGTTACATCACACCTGTGAGGCGATATGCCGGAACGCCTGAAGGGCTACCCGTACGGGACCTGCGTATGAGGCCTGCAGGGGGTGTTAATGATGAAAGAGACGAGTACAGTCCTGAAAGCGTTCATAACCCTATCATTTATAGCACTTCTGGCGTTCACCTGCGGCTGCACCGGGCAGGGACAGGCGACCGACAGCGGGACAACAGTGGTCACGGACATGGCGGGTCGGGAGGTCGTCGTCCCGAAGAATATCGATAGTATCGTGACGATCGGTTCCGTGCCGGTGCAGAACAGTTTCATGTTCGCCATGGGGCAGGGGGGGAAGATCGCCAACGATCTGCCGGAGTCATTCATCAAAGGAGGCAGACACAAGTACCAATACGTGTTCGAGCCCAATTTAAAGAACAAACCAACGATCCAGACCACGACCGGGGACTTCAATCTCG comes from the Methanoculleus marisnigri JR1 genome and includes:
- a CDS encoding ABC transporter substrate-binding protein; protein product: MKKDARHLVLAIVAVCAVLTLAFVLAAPGTAGEESAATVRTITDMDNRTVTIPSEVRTVVITCCGGAAQELAALGVGDRVVAQPQQCTTERLYTVVPGYRTTPDVGSFDNANVEEILKLNPDIVIGSYYAETGNARIEAAGIPVVRVLTGRAGVEELKQEFRMLGQVFGREERAERLVAYWDETLARIEAKIADLPEGERKRVYYMMSTPLKTEGHSAWGNDMIRAAGGINVAGGIDQKVIRGGYEISAEELVRWDPEVIYVASNMKDYSSPAGAFVANPQFATVTAVRDGAVYPCPVGTFWWDRPAPESPLGILWLAQKLYPDRFADVDLADETKKFFREFYDYDLTDQEVESILHPTPI
- a CDS encoding methyltransferase encodes the protein MTRQTIQLRQVMPAVEGVARLDAALSGYQSYQVISAALELRFFDWLSERGPTARNDVTAIGINGMFTRGFLTALADMGYITFEENVCANTPIAEELLVSTSPTYQGDLILAAGRETSSWSHLAATLRDGMETPKTGPRPTHDHLRAVAQRCTRGELQHVVGLIGQHSGFRNARSMLDVGGGHGLYAVALCQENPNLQATVFDLPHVVPLTREYIGKYGMGGRISARGGDILVDDPGRGYDLIIVSHLLYTFRDRLTDVLGKITESLAPGGLLVLNHLFCSPGCTISPGSGTAELDRALMSAGHPLCHPEGLEAVLKRLGYIDITSSPHETGMGYGVLFCATKDGGETVHCRDGSSSSGCSCGPGGCGN
- a CDS encoding DUF364 domain-containing protein translates to MGDSTVLDATVRILKERLGERMDDVRVDRAVVGVFFTGVKLSTGHGGICATPIKSIPEAVCCPSSAKALPHSGRLRERRIEAYLADALGDRPMRKALGIAAVSALSALCDDVCPGPDHPVVRGVDAVDLLTIQESGNVVVVGALTPYLRALKQAGQPFRVLEMDPRTLKPDELPFYTPVEETDMVVPWADTLVITGTTLINGTLDHLLELARPEATVVVLGPSVSILPDALFSRGVEIVGGNQVTDPDRLLDILAEGGSGYHFFGKGADRIAVRRSQEP
- a CDS encoding class I SAM-dependent methyltransferase — protein: MTQDNNVKCWIDCWKASAQHSKIVSDDLQATQWDERADRFVQNMDEERHRKRVGDVFAILEEAGFSPEGARVLDIGCGPGTLSLPLARAGADVTALDISTRMLDHLRETAQNEGLRVNAVECSWWSADIDRLGFREKFDLVIASMTPGIRDVETFDRMMACSRQFCYYSRFVGRVGTDGARREIFRKILGEEPDNPGPDMLYPFMYLYVLGYRPLVRLSHVSRTQERDWAEAAEETINDLRCTRDVSSDVEEKIREYYKNASPDGKYRSETESCSGMMVWSVTAGDGV